The genomic interval GGGTGATGCGCTCGGCGACGGCGTGGATCGACTCGACCGAGGCCAGGGCCTGCTTGCGGACGGCGTTCTCGTCCTCGACCGACTTGTCCCGGGTGGCGCCGATGGCGGAGATCACCGTGCGTGCCGCGTCGCGCAGCGCCATCAGCGCGTACCCGAGGTCCTCGGGCACCTCCTCCAGTCGCCCCGGGAGCGCCAGCTCCATGACCCGTTCGAAGCCCTCGGCGGCGGTCTGGAGGGCGTCGGCGGCCTTCTCGTTGACCAGCTTCGCGGCCCGCCGGACCGCGCGGTTGACCTGGGCGGGGGTGAGCTCGCCGGTGGCGACGCCGGTGACCCGGGAGACCAGCTCATGGGCCTCGTCGACGATCAGCACCTCGTGCGACGGCAGCACCGGCGCGCCCTCGATGGCGTCGATCGCGAGCAGCGCGTGGTTGGTGACGACCACGTCCGCGAGCTTGGCGCGCTCGCGGGCCGCCTCCGCGAAGCACTCCGCGCCGTACGCGCACTTCGTCGCGCCCAGGCACTCGCGCGAGGAGACCGAGATCTGCGCCCAGGCCCGGTCCGAGACGCCGGGGGTCAGATCGTCCCGGTCGCCCGTCTCCGTCTCGTCCGACCAGTCCCGCAGCCGCAGCAGGTCCTGGCCGAGCTTGCTGGACGGGGCCGCCGCCTCGAACTGGTCGAACAGCCCCTCCTCCTCGTCCTGCGGAACCCCTTCGTGGAGCCGGTGCAGGCAGAGGTAGTTCGACCGGCCCTTGAGCATGGCGAACTGCGGGCGGCGGCGCAGCAGCGGGTGCAGGGACTCGACCGTACGCGGCAGGTCCCGCTCCACCAGCTGCCGCTGGAGGGCGAGGGTGGCCGTGGCCACGACGACCCGCTCCCCGTGCGCCAGGGCCGGCACCAGATAGCCGAGCGACTTGCCCGTACCGGTGCCGGCCTGGACGAGCAGGTGGGATTGGTCGTCGACGGCCTCGGCGACGGCTTCGGCCATGGTGACCTGGCCGGGCCTTTCCGTACCGCCGACGGCGGTGACGGCGGCGTGCAGGAGCTCGGGGAGGGATGGCTTCGTCATAGCCCGAC from Streptomyces sp. CA-278952 carries:
- a CDS encoding ATP-dependent DNA helicase, producing MTKPSLPELLHAAVTAVGGTERPGQVTMAEAVAEAVDDQSHLLVQAGTGTGKSLGYLVPALAHGERVVVATATLALQRQLVERDLPRTVESLHPLLRRRPQFAMLKGRSNYLCLHRLHEGVPQDEEEGLFDQFEAAAPSSKLGQDLLRLRDWSDETETGDRDDLTPGVSDRAWAQISVSSRECLGATKCAYGAECFAEAARERAKLADVVVTNHALLAIDAIEGAPVLPSHEVLIVDEAHELVSRVTGVATGELTPAQVNRAVRRAAKLVNEKAADALQTAAEGFERVMELALPGRLEEVPEDLGYALMALRDAARTVISAIGATRDKSVEDENAVRKQALASVESIHAVAERITQGSEYDVVWYEQHDRFGASVRVAPLSVSGLLREKLFAERSVVLTSATLKLGGDFNGVGASLGLAPEGTAGEDVPQWKGLDVGSPFDYPRQGILYVARHLNTPGREGSRTDMLDELAELVEAAGGRTLGLFSSMRGAKAAAEELRGRMDRPILLQGEETLGELIKNFAADPETCLFGTLSLWQGVDVPGASCQLVVMDRIPFPRPDDPLMSARQKAVEEAGGNGFMAVAATHAALLMAQGAGRLVRATGDKGVVAVLDPRLANARYGSYLRASLPDFWYTTDRNQARRSLAAIDAQAKADGG